From a single Rhodococcus qingshengii JCM 15477 genomic region:
- a CDS encoding siderophore-interacting protein — protein MTTASRPEETETSASAKAPRGEDHDRGLNDVVAVVERVERPTESILRIAVQLTSSADDPNWLRPNVAFRIQLGPQYGDVSRVYTVRTCNAPSSSMTFDVVLHGHTSPMMRWADDRRVGDTFSLTGPRPHFLVPEIADRRVALFADDTAIPALYSILLQWPEGLTGVGWVATGDAEAFAELPVIPGLELHHVEDGLAEYAVELDNPGDYAVWGAGERDEMRAIRAHFRKTVGLAKDDVVVFGYWKRGVSTTEIDQNRLRNYTSILENGGTLADIDDLAIGI, from the coding sequence ATGACTACCGCATCTCGACCTGAAGAAACTGAAACGTCTGCGTCGGCAAAGGCGCCACGCGGAGAAGACCACGACCGCGGTCTCAACGACGTGGTTGCCGTCGTCGAACGCGTCGAACGGCCGACCGAGAGCATCTTGCGCATCGCCGTCCAGTTGACTTCGTCGGCGGACGACCCGAATTGGTTGCGGCCCAACGTCGCATTTCGCATCCAGCTCGGTCCGCAGTACGGCGACGTCTCTCGCGTCTACACGGTGCGCACCTGCAACGCGCCGAGCAGTTCGATGACCTTCGACGTAGTGCTGCACGGCCACACCAGCCCTATGATGCGCTGGGCCGACGACCGTCGTGTGGGTGACACGTTCTCACTCACCGGTCCTCGCCCGCACTTCCTCGTTCCCGAGATCGCTGATCGCCGCGTCGCACTGTTCGCCGACGACACCGCGATACCTGCCCTCTATTCGATTCTGCTTCAGTGGCCCGAGGGACTGACCGGCGTCGGCTGGGTCGCCACCGGTGACGCCGAGGCTTTCGCGGAACTGCCCGTGATCCCCGGCCTCGAGCTGCACCATGTCGAAGATGGCCTCGCCGAGTACGCCGTCGAACTCGATAACCCAGGAGACTACGCGGTGTGGGGTGCCGGGGAACGGGACGAGATGCGAGCCATTCGAGCGCATTTCCGCAAGACAGTCGGCCTGGCGAAGGACGATGTAGTTGTCTTCGGGTACTGGAAGCGAGGGGTCAGCACTACCGAGATAGATCAGAACCGACTTCGGAACTACACGAGCATCCTCGAAAACGGCGGCACGCTCGCAGACATCGACGATCTGGCAATCGGTATCTGA
- a CDS encoding ABC transporter ATP-binding protein: MTTATPTSRLRAEKIELRYADRTIVDELSLEIPDGGFTVVVGPNGCGKSTLLRALGRMLTPRSGRVVLDGNDIRSYRTKEVARRIALLPQSPLSPGAISVADLVSRGRYPYQSMLRQWSPEDEHVVSEALNEVGMRYAADQLVDELSGGQRQRVWIAMTLAQRTPVLLLDEPTTFLDIAHQIEVLDLCSQLHQSGRTLVAVLHDLNLAARYATHVVAMRSGKIVMQGSASDVFTPELLREVFDLEALVLEDPETGRPLVVPRDRRPVSQLPVHN, encoded by the coding sequence ATGACTACTGCCACCCCAACATCGCGGCTGCGCGCCGAGAAGATCGAACTACGGTACGCCGATCGAACCATCGTGGACGAGTTGAGTCTCGAGATCCCCGATGGAGGGTTCACCGTCGTCGTCGGACCGAACGGGTGCGGCAAGTCGACATTGTTGCGTGCGCTCGGCAGAATGCTGACACCTCGATCGGGTCGTGTTGTGCTCGACGGTAACGATATTCGGTCCTATCGAACCAAAGAAGTCGCCCGGCGAATCGCCCTGTTGCCACAGTCCCCGCTCTCGCCTGGAGCGATCAGTGTCGCAGACCTCGTATCCCGCGGCCGATATCCGTATCAGAGCATGCTGCGCCAGTGGTCACCCGAAGACGAGCATGTTGTCTCCGAGGCCCTGAATGAAGTCGGAATGCGATATGCAGCAGACCAATTGGTGGACGAGCTGAGTGGGGGACAACGTCAGCGGGTATGGATCGCCATGACGCTTGCGCAGCGCACCCCGGTGTTGTTGCTCGACGAACCGACCACCTTTCTCGACATCGCCCACCAGATCGAGGTTCTCGACCTCTGTTCCCAACTCCACCAGTCCGGTCGAACATTGGTCGCGGTCCTGCACGACCTGAACCTCGCGGCCAGATATGCCACGCACGTAGTTGCCATGCGGTCCGGAAAAATTGTCATGCAGGGCAGTGCCTCGGACGTCTTCACCCCTGAGTTACTGCGCGAAGTCTTCGACCTCGAGGCGCTGGTTCTCGAAGACCCGGAAACCGGACGGCCACTTGTTGTTCCGCGTGATCGAAGACCTGTCAGTCAACTACCCGTCCACAACTGA
- a CDS encoding FecCD family ABC transporter permease, which produces MNAIAAQPVPPLFRGWVVRIGSYSWRIVPRVLFVTVTISAALAALSFATLMYGTLDLSLGEVWRALHGEGAPAAVRSVQNRRLPRLITAIGVGGSLGVAGAVFQTLSRNVLGSPDIIGFTTGAATAAVVQIVFFGGGVLQTAGAAVLGGMLTALLVYALARKDGVSGGLRLVLVGIGVGAMLSAVMSFLVVRADIDDATVVQQWTAGSLTGRGWPHAVSVAIAVGVLVPALVVVSRRVTMMEMGDDAASSLGISVERYRFAGILLAVALTGAATAATGPIAFVALAAPQIARRLARRSGVLVATSFLLGAVLLAGADLIAQAVEVGLRTPVGLVTSLLGGAYLIWLLARQA; this is translated from the coding sequence GTGAACGCGATTGCAGCACAGCCGGTTCCACCGCTGTTCCGCGGTTGGGTGGTTCGAATCGGGTCGTACTCGTGGCGGATAGTTCCGCGAGTGCTGTTCGTAACCGTGACAATCAGTGCGGCATTGGCGGCGCTCTCGTTTGCCACGCTGATGTATGGAACCCTGGATCTGTCCTTGGGCGAAGTATGGCGTGCCCTGCACGGCGAAGGCGCCCCAGCGGCGGTTCGGTCCGTCCAGAATCGCAGGCTGCCGCGGCTGATCACGGCGATCGGCGTGGGCGGAAGCCTCGGTGTGGCCGGCGCGGTTTTCCAGACGCTTTCGCGCAACGTTCTCGGATCGCCGGACATCATCGGTTTCACCACCGGCGCTGCGACTGCAGCCGTGGTTCAGATCGTCTTCTTCGGAGGCGGGGTACTGCAGACCGCGGGCGCCGCTGTTCTCGGCGGCATGCTGACGGCGCTTCTGGTGTACGCGCTGGCACGCAAAGACGGCGTCAGCGGCGGTCTTCGACTTGTCCTGGTCGGTATCGGCGTGGGCGCGATGCTGAGCGCCGTGATGTCGTTCCTGGTGGTGCGTGCGGATATCGACGACGCCACCGTTGTGCAGCAGTGGACGGCCGGCTCGCTGACCGGGCGCGGTTGGCCACACGCGGTCAGTGTTGCGATCGCCGTCGGTGTTCTCGTTCCTGCTCTCGTCGTGGTGTCCCGGCGCGTCACCATGATGGAGATGGGCGACGACGCAGCGTCCTCGCTCGGGATCTCCGTGGAGCGATACCGATTTGCCGGCATTCTGCTTGCGGTCGCGCTCACCGGCGCGGCGACCGCGGCCACCGGCCCCATCGCATTTGTGGCGCTCGCCGCTCCCCAGATCGCACGACGGTTGGCACGGCGCAGCGGTGTTCTTGTCGCGACTTCCTTCCTGCTAGGCGCAGTTCTGCTGGCGGGCGCCGACTTGATCGCGCAAGCGGTCGAGGTCGGTCTCCGCACTCCGGTCGGTCTTGTCACCAGTCTGCTCGGTGGTGCCTATCTGATCTGGCTGCTCGCTCGTCAGGCCTGA
- a CDS encoding FecCD family ABC transporter permease has protein sequence MDDRVGVSAQSRTEAPPRSGTAARAGLLVLVSIVVIVLASVGGLVIGSRNIPVSTVLDAVLSYDAGNNEHLIVIESRLPRTILGLVVGAALGLAGALMQSITRNPLADPGLLGVNAGASAAVVIAIAYLGVTSAGGYLWFALAGAAVASVGVYMLGSAHRSAATPARMALAGAAVATAITALTSMVLISNEAAFNQFRFWAVGSLQGRGGDVIVTVLPFVIVGIMLSLLLIRPLNAIALGEDVAKGLGASTGPARVGSAVAVILLAGAATAAAGPLGFVGLAAPHIVRGVVGPDLRFLLPCVLVVAPAFLLLADVLGRVATAPGDLQTGIAVAVLGGPLFVALVRSRRVASL, from the coding sequence GTGGATGACCGCGTGGGCGTTTCTGCGCAGTCCCGGACCGAAGCGCCACCGCGGTCCGGGACGGCCGCGCGTGCGGGGTTGTTGGTCCTCGTCTCCATCGTTGTAATCGTGCTGGCATCCGTCGGCGGACTCGTCATCGGCTCACGCAACATCCCCGTCTCCACTGTCCTCGATGCAGTTCTTTCCTACGACGCCGGTAACAACGAGCACCTGATTGTGATCGAATCACGTTTGCCTCGAACAATTCTCGGGCTTGTGGTCGGGGCCGCGCTCGGACTGGCCGGCGCGCTGATGCAGTCGATCACCCGCAACCCTCTGGCCGATCCGGGACTACTCGGTGTGAACGCCGGAGCATCAGCAGCAGTCGTGATTGCGATTGCCTATCTGGGGGTGACTTCGGCCGGCGGCTATCTGTGGTTCGCGCTTGCCGGCGCGGCCGTTGCCTCGGTAGGTGTGTACATGTTGGGGTCGGCGCATCGCAGCGCCGCGACCCCAGCGCGCATGGCGCTTGCCGGTGCCGCTGTTGCGACGGCGATCACGGCTCTCACCAGCATGGTTCTCATCAGTAACGAGGCCGCATTCAATCAGTTCCGATTTTGGGCAGTGGGTTCGTTGCAAGGCCGCGGCGGAGACGTGATCGTCACTGTTCTGCCCTTCGTCATCGTCGGTATCATGTTGTCGTTGTTGCTGATTCGTCCACTCAACGCAATCGCGCTCGGCGAGGATGTCGCCAAAGGGCTCGGTGCCAGCACCGGACCCGCACGGGTCGGATCCGCTGTCGCAGTCATCCTGCTGGCAGGGGCCGCCACTGCGGCGGCTGGACCGCTCGGATTCGTGGGCCTGGCTGCGCCGCACATCGTGCGCGGTGTCGTCGGGCCGGATCTGCGATTTCTTCTGCCGTGCGTGCTCGTTGTCGCCCCGGCATTTCTGCTCTTGGCCGACGTTCTCGGTCGCGTTGCCACAGCGCCGGGAGATCTGCAGACGGGGATCGCCGTGGCGGTGCTCGGTGGCCCCTTGTTTGTTGCGCTCGTGCGCTCGCGGCGGGTGGCGTCGCTGTGA
- the fepB gene encoding Fe2+-enterobactin ABC transporter substrate-binding protein yields MRRSLRPAAAVLAAVVALALAGCSNSSGSDTGTEGTQETSGATEGWPRTVDHGGRSTEITAKPTRIVSTSPSLTGTLLAIGAPVVASAATTPSGMTDDQGFFSQWSGVAADRGVAVLYRNLELDLDAIETFEPDLIIGSANGGDSTLDAYSQLSDIAPTVLLDYGASSWEELADQLGTVTGLESEAAKTVDEYDSWVTTQAAKIKLPEQPVTALVYMGADGVWTFRADSPQGNLLASLGFTYAEPAEQFVAPDKRGASGVAIVSSENMSAALDGAQTLFAVSMGPKDVEKQLAADPLLANQPAVKGDRVYAMGTAAFRLDYFSAKQTVESLVSTFGG; encoded by the coding sequence ATGCGCAGATCTCTACGCCCGGCGGCGGCAGTACTCGCCGCGGTCGTCGCCCTCGCTCTTGCCGGCTGCTCGAATTCGTCAGGTAGTGACACCGGAACCGAGGGCACCCAGGAAACCTCCGGGGCCACCGAGGGCTGGCCGCGCACCGTCGATCACGGCGGCCGTAGTACCGAGATCACTGCAAAGCCGACTCGGATCGTGTCCACCTCGCCGTCGTTGACCGGCACGCTGCTTGCGATCGGAGCGCCGGTGGTCGCGAGTGCGGCGACAACGCCGTCGGGAATGACCGATGACCAGGGGTTTTTCTCCCAGTGGTCGGGCGTGGCGGCTGATCGTGGCGTCGCGGTGCTCTACCGAAATCTCGAGCTGGACCTCGACGCGATCGAGACCTTCGAGCCCGATCTGATCATCGGCTCCGCCAACGGCGGCGACTCGACACTCGATGCCTACTCACAGCTGAGCGACATCGCACCCACTGTTCTTCTCGACTACGGCGCCAGCTCCTGGGAGGAGCTCGCTGATCAGCTCGGGACTGTCACCGGACTCGAGAGCGAGGCCGCCAAAACCGTCGACGAATACGACAGCTGGGTCACCACCCAAGCCGCGAAGATCAAACTTCCCGAGCAGCCGGTGACGGCACTGGTCTACATGGGTGCCGACGGTGTCTGGACGTTCCGAGCCGACAGCCCGCAGGGCAATCTGCTGGCCTCGCTCGGCTTCACCTATGCCGAGCCCGCCGAGCAGTTTGTCGCTCCGGACAAGCGGGGTGCCTCCGGCGTCGCGATCGTCAGCTCCGAAAACATGTCTGCCGCACTAGACGGGGCGCAGACGCTGTTTGCCGTCTCGATGGGGCCCAAGGACGTGGAGAAGCAACTCGCGGCCGACCCGCTCCTTGCGAATCAACCTGCGGTCAAGGGTGATCGGGTATACGCGATGGGAACGGCAGCCTTCCGTCTCGACTACTTCAGTGCAAAGCAGACGGTCGAGTCGCTGGTGTCCACGTTCGGTGGATGA
- a CDS encoding AraC family transcriptional regulator, translating to MGPIRACRTEPSIGRSPLLFWVLAGSGRVRTGSTVYEVPAGELLWIPAGVRYSMETDSDSVAFPILLPPSNGVSAGPATVTRLRVPPGWEDRLIHEFVHNLGYLRGDAAHPSSLFEMITRADDGATSLPQLPQSREAFEIAHALLRTPGTDDTEAQFAKRAGISIRTLQRYFVEETGLTFTRWRLRARIAASLEYLKQDREIGWIANEVGFETGSGFTRAFRSQMGESPSDYRRRALSGPTDRSVDTDNDQALVRMLAEPRQPGETTPPIPANATWPRVNGAHVAVWVYRGQARVDVADRSWELRTGKAMILPAGVLNTVTVPTGSLLLPLGFRSSNGSTVSADALETVQFSPTDELALLHTFVAAYTPLRPRGHDSAMAFDIIATGPLAQPVSNTSPTASIATRLAATTAARPADPRTLDEWAQEFGTDAARLRREFRIETGTTYPQWRSLSRMTQARTQLQLGVAPGTVSRNLGYAHLPAFSRAFRTAHGISPQRFQAQSVERALWLRSVPRAAEPSARVLHTH from the coding sequence TTGGGGCCGATCCGCGCCTGCCGCACCGAGCCAAGCATCGGCCGCTCACCGCTGTTGTTCTGGGTTCTCGCAGGTAGTGGACGCGTCAGGACCGGATCGACCGTCTACGAGGTGCCGGCGGGCGAGTTGTTGTGGATCCCGGCGGGCGTGCGATATTCGATGGAGACTGACTCGGATTCCGTCGCGTTTCCCATCCTGCTTCCGCCCTCGAACGGCGTCAGCGCCGGGCCGGCTACCGTGACGCGTCTGCGCGTTCCGCCCGGATGGGAAGACAGACTGATCCACGAGTTCGTTCACAACCTGGGCTATCTGCGCGGCGACGCTGCACACCCGTCGTCCTTGTTCGAAATGATTACCCGGGCCGACGACGGGGCCACCTCGCTGCCGCAATTGCCGCAATCACGGGAAGCGTTCGAGATCGCGCACGCCCTGTTGCGAACACCTGGCACCGACGACACCGAGGCACAATTCGCGAAGCGTGCCGGGATCAGCATTCGAACGCTCCAGCGATACTTCGTGGAAGAAACCGGCCTCACCTTCACGCGCTGGCGGCTTCGAGCTCGGATCGCCGCGTCGTTGGAGTACCTGAAGCAGGACCGCGAGATCGGTTGGATTGCAAACGAAGTCGGCTTCGAAACGGGCAGCGGATTCACGCGTGCGTTCCGGTCCCAGATGGGAGAGAGCCCGAGCGACTATCGCCGCCGGGCCCTCTCCGGTCCAACCGATCGCAGCGTGGACACCGACAACGATCAAGCATTGGTCCGCATGCTCGCAGAGCCCAGGCAGCCCGGGGAAACAACGCCGCCGATACCGGCCAATGCGACGTGGCCGCGCGTCAACGGCGCCCACGTCGCCGTGTGGGTCTACCGAGGCCAAGCCCGGGTGGACGTCGCGGACCGCAGTTGGGAACTGCGCACCGGAAAGGCCATGATTCTTCCTGCAGGCGTCCTCAATACCGTCACGGTTCCGACTGGTTCACTGCTTCTGCCGCTCGGCTTCCGTTCCTCGAACGGGTCGACCGTATCTGCCGACGCCCTCGAGACCGTGCAGTTCTCCCCCACTGACGAGTTGGCATTGCTGCACACTTTCGTCGCCGCCTACACGCCCTTGCGCCCGCGCGGCCACGACAGCGCCATGGCATTCGACATCATCGCCACCGGCCCTCTTGCACAACCGGTTTCGAACACCTCGCCCACCGCTTCGATTGCCACACGACTGGCAGCGACGACCGCCGCCCGCCCGGCCGACCCTCGCACTCTGGACGAGTGGGCGCAAGAGTTCGGTACTGACGCGGCCAGGCTGCGCCGGGAGTTCCGTATCGAAACCGGCACCACGTATCCGCAGTGGCGATCGCTTTCACGGATGACCCAGGCACGCACCCAACTCCAACTCGGGGTTGCACCCGGCACGGTGTCGAGGAACCTGGGTTACGCGCACCTGCCCGCATTCAGCCGAGCGTTTCGCACTGCGCACGGGATCTCACCGCAGCGCTTCCAAGCCCAGTCCGTCGAACGCGCCCTCTGGTTACGTTCTGTGCCGCGCGCCGCGGAGCCGAGCGCTCGGGTTCTTCACACCCACTGA
- a CDS encoding VOC family protein, translating to MKITSTALSLNVADTDASADFAKTHFGFTEAMADDGFVSLNHPDAGVNVVFLRTGLGTFKPDFVAGPAGQGLLIAFVVDDVDAEFARIAAEGASVVTEPETEPWGERYCQFVDANGIVWQLVQWV from the coding sequence ATGAAAATCACCAGCACTGCTCTGTCCTTGAACGTCGCCGACACCGACGCATCGGCAGACTTCGCGAAAACCCATTTCGGTTTCACCGAGGCCATGGCCGATGACGGCTTCGTTTCCCTGAATCATCCGGATGCCGGGGTCAACGTGGTCTTCCTGCGCACCGGGCTCGGGACGTTCAAGCCCGACTTCGTCGCAGGTCCGGCCGGTCAAGGCTTGCTCATTGCATTCGTGGTCGACGATGTCGACGCCGAGTTCGCCCGCATCGCTGCTGAAGGTGCCTCCGTCGTCACCGAACCGGAGACGGAACCGTGGGGTGAGCGTTACTGCCAGTTCGTCGACGCCAACGGAATCGTGTGGCAACTCGTTCAGTGGGTGTGA
- a CDS encoding TetR/AcrR family transcriptional regulator, whose protein sequence is MARELIDLLWRDHPLAPKGGTRGPRAKVTTSQAVGVAISVANTDGLDAVTVRRLAAELGISGMAVYTHVGSRDDLLVLMVDAVHGHSPLLPYGNMTWRQRVRRVAEEELVLYTEHWWLLDISDQRSALGPGTIAKYDHELHAFDGTGLSDIDRDSALTFVADFARSSAQARRPDPRAADMAEVWSSWNQRLAAYLGDDFPLAQRVGGAAGEAKNSPYSPEAAWEFGLDRVLDALDGLIHIE, encoded by the coding sequence ATGGCCCGCGAACTGATCGACCTGCTCTGGCGCGATCACCCCCTCGCACCGAAGGGTGGCACCCGCGGCCCGCGGGCGAAGGTCACCACCTCACAGGCGGTCGGCGTCGCGATCTCCGTCGCGAATACCGACGGCCTCGACGCCGTGACGGTCCGCCGATTGGCCGCCGAACTCGGAATCTCGGGCATGGCGGTGTACACCCACGTCGGATCCCGCGACGATCTGCTGGTGCTCATGGTCGACGCCGTACACGGACACAGCCCACTCCTGCCGTACGGGAACATGACCTGGCGCCAACGTGTGCGTCGGGTCGCCGAGGAAGAACTTGTCCTCTATACGGAGCATTGGTGGCTCCTGGACATCTCCGATCAGCGCTCCGCGTTGGGTCCGGGAACTATCGCGAAGTACGACCACGAACTTCACGCCTTCGACGGCACGGGACTGAGCGACATCGACCGGGACTCCGCCCTGACATTTGTCGCCGACTTCGCCCGATCCTCGGCGCAAGCGCGGCGCCCTGACCCCCGAGCAGCCGACATGGCCGAGGTGTGGTCGTCCTGGAACCAGCGTCTGGCTGCTTATCTCGGCGACGACTTCCCGCTGGCGCAGCGAGTCGGAGGGGCGGCCGGCGAGGCCAAGAACTCCCCGTACAGCCCCGAGGCGGCCTGGGAGTTCGGGCTGGACCGGGTACTGGACGCCCTGGACGGCCTCATTCACATCGAATGA
- a CDS encoding AMP-binding protein, protein MSSRRHMSWWQDLEAEHFEWAVPEHFNIAHACVDVQNPDDLALVVDTGGHWARYTFGEVATMSRKFATVLADLGLVSGDRVGVMVPQGIEVLATHLGAFRSGMVTVPLSVKFGSDALVHRMRDSGAKVLVVEKDCYERVADGIGEIPGLEAVIVVGRLDRLSDSTPVQILDFHSLVDDAAESSELVATGPDSHAIIIYTSGTTGNPKGALHGHRILLAHMPGMRTAFDNAPQLGDVFWTPADWAWIGGLFDVLFPALALGCPVVATPDKFTPSRAVEILSRHKVTGAFIPPTALKQMRSIGIDKTAARGIQLRALGTGGEALGDALQAWVASTLGVAVNEFYGQTEMNLTIGTSRSKWNPASGSMGRAFPGFEIALLDPLGEPVEIGEVGEICVKAGNPGQFLGYWNQPSKTDEKVYDGWIHTGDLGRTDDAGNFWYQGRADDVISSAGYRIGPGEIEECLLSHDEVAMAGVIGVPDPLRGEAVHAFVVLSEGSNSSEELRQELQTHVKSRLAFYQYPREITFIDSLPLTTTGKILRRELRVLATSANGLG, encoded by the coding sequence GTGAGTTCTCGGCGGCATATGTCATGGTGGCAGGACCTCGAAGCAGAACACTTCGAATGGGCTGTGCCAGAGCACTTCAACATTGCGCACGCATGTGTCGATGTACAGAATCCCGATGATCTGGCCCTCGTCGTAGACACCGGTGGGCACTGGGCGCGGTACACATTCGGTGAAGTCGCCACGATGAGCCGAAAGTTCGCGACCGTGCTCGCGGATCTCGGCTTGGTCTCAGGCGATCGCGTCGGTGTGATGGTCCCACAGGGAATCGAGGTTCTGGCGACACATCTGGGCGCCTTCCGATCCGGAATGGTGACCGTTCCACTTTCGGTCAAGTTCGGATCGGATGCGTTAGTACATCGGATGCGTGACTCCGGCGCGAAAGTTCTTGTGGTCGAGAAGGACTGCTATGAGAGAGTTGCCGACGGAATCGGTGAGATACCGGGTCTCGAAGCCGTAATCGTGGTCGGAAGGCTCGATCGGCTCTCCGATTCGACGCCCGTGCAAATCCTCGATTTCCACAGCCTCGTCGACGATGCCGCAGAAAGTAGTGAACTGGTAGCCACGGGCCCCGATTCACATGCCATCATCATCTACACCTCAGGGACGACCGGGAATCCGAAAGGCGCGCTCCACGGGCACCGAATTCTCCTGGCGCACATGCCCGGTATGCGGACGGCGTTCGACAATGCTCCGCAGCTGGGAGACGTCTTCTGGACGCCGGCAGACTGGGCCTGGATCGGTGGTTTGTTCGACGTACTGTTCCCCGCACTTGCGTTGGGGTGCCCCGTAGTTGCGACGCCCGACAAATTCACGCCTTCGCGTGCGGTCGAGATTCTGAGCCGTCACAAGGTGACGGGCGCCTTCATTCCTCCCACTGCCCTCAAGCAGATGCGAAGCATCGGCATCGACAAGACTGCTGCGCGTGGTATTCAGCTGCGGGCATTGGGAACCGGTGGTGAGGCACTCGGTGACGCGCTGCAAGCCTGGGTTGCGAGCACTCTCGGCGTAGCTGTCAACGAGTTCTACGGGCAGACGGAAATGAATCTGACCATCGGGACTTCGCGGTCGAAGTGGAACCCCGCCAGCGGTTCGATGGGTCGGGCCTTTCCCGGCTTCGAAATCGCCCTACTCGATCCGCTCGGCGAGCCGGTCGAGATTGGTGAGGTAGGCGAGATCTGTGTAAAGGCAGGCAATCCCGGACAGTTCCTCGGATATTGGAACCAGCCGTCGAAGACCGATGAAAAGGTGTACGACGGTTGGATTCACACCGGTGATCTGGGTCGGACTGATGACGCCGGGAACTTCTGGTACCAGGGACGTGCCGATGACGTCATTTCGTCCGCGGGGTACCGAATCGGCCCCGGAGAGATCGAAGAGTGCCTGCTCTCGCACGACGAGGTAGCCATGGCAGGTGTCATCGGTGTTCCGGATCCGTTGCGCGGCGAAGCGGTTCACGCTTTTGTCGTACTGTCCGAGGGGTCGAACTCCTCGGAGGAGCTCCGTCAGGAGTTGCAGACCCACGTGAAAAGTCGCCTTGCTTTCTACCAGTACCCCAGGGAGATCACGTTCATCGACAGCTTGCCGCTCACCACTACCGGCAAGATCCTCCGACGTGAACTCCGAGTGCTGGCCACCTCCGCGAACGGACTCGGCTAG
- a CDS encoding MaoC family dehydratase: MITKSFEEISVGDIAVTDPRVVTEDYVRSFADLTWDRHPLHLDPDYAQQTRFGRQIAHGALMLSTLLGLVELDPRYLQCFYGLDQVRFHRPTYLGDSVHAVSEVLSVRPRSDGETAIVTSKGSLVNQDGDLVFSGEFSFLVGETHSLDLEVGAR; this comes from the coding sequence ATGATCACAAAGAGTTTCGAAGAGATCTCTGTCGGAGACATTGCGGTGACGGACCCGCGGGTCGTCACCGAAGACTATGTGCGAAGTTTCGCCGACCTCACCTGGGACCGCCATCCCCTTCACCTCGACCCCGACTACGCGCAGCAGACGCGCTTCGGTCGCCAGATCGCCCACGGTGCCCTCATGTTGTCCACCTTGCTCGGTCTGGTGGAGTTGGACCCCCGTTACCTGCAGTGCTTCTACGGGCTCGATCAGGTCAGATTCCACCGGCCGACTTACCTCGGCGACTCGGTGCATGCGGTGTCGGAAGTGCTGTCGGTGCGCCCTCGCTCGGACGGTGAGACCGCGATCGTGACGTCGAAAGGCTCACTCGTCAACCAAGACGGAGACCTTGTCTTCTCCGGCGAATTCTCATTCCTGGTAGGCGAGACCCATTCCCTCGACCTCGAAGTGGGTGCTCGGTGA